From one Paramormyrops kingsleyae isolate MSU_618 chromosome 1, PKINGS_0.4, whole genome shotgun sequence genomic stretch:
- the pcolce2b gene encoding procollagen C-endopeptidase enhancer 2b isoform X4 has protein sequence MSAVALVLLLFTVVCGQRHRPSFPCGGNFTDDSGVIGSQGYPGVYPANSKCVWRITVPEGKVVVLSFRFLDLESDTLCRYDFVDVYSGQSPGHRLGRFCGTHPPGALVSTGNKMVVQMVSDANTAGSGFLAVYSAAKPHKQGEQYCGGRLEKPAGSFKTPNWPEKDYPAGVSCFWHIVAPRNQIIEVKFEKFDVERDNYCRYDYVAIFNGAEINDAKRIGKYCGDSPPAPVFSNGNQLFIQFLSDLSLTADGFIGHYKFRPKKFSTTTVAPTTTSPLVMTRATNLKYSAALCQPRCEQSGALEWHYCSSDFVITGTVISTVTRGGSVHASISIIRVYKEGKLSIQQAGKSLSTKIIILCKKCPFIRRVHGCWVSPGLSYVFMGQADAQGRGKVAPHHFIGVIKPSTQKSLNTLRNKRC, from the exons ATGAGCGCCGTGGCTTTGGTCCTGCTGCTTTTCACCGTCGTGTGCGGTCAGCGTCACAG GCCCAGCTTTCCATGTGGGGGGAATTTCACCGATGACTCCGGGGTTATCGGCAGCCAGGGTTACCCGGGGGTGTACCCGGCCAACAGCAAGTGCGTCTGGAGGATCACG GTCCCTGAGGGGAAGGTGGTCGTCCTCTCATTCCGCTTCCTCGACCTGGAGAGTGACACCTTGTGCCGCTATGACTTTGTGGATGTGTACAGCGGACAGTCTCCAGGCCACCGGCTCGGGCGCTTCTGCGGGACGCACCCTCCAGGGGCCCTCGTCTCCacgggcaacaagatggtcgtGCAGATGGTGTCTGACGCCAACACGGCCGGCAGCGGCTTCCTGGCTGTGTACTCGGCAGCCAAGCCTCACAAGCAAG GAGAGCAGTATTGCGGGGGCCGCCTGGAGAAACCGGCAGGGTCCTTCAAGACACCCAACTGGCCAGAGAAGGACTACCCAGCCGGTGTCAGCTGCTTCTGGCACATCGTGGCCCCCAGGAATCAG ATCATCGAAGTGAAGTTCGAGAAATTTGATGTGGAAAGAGACAACTACTGTCGCTATGACTACGTGGCCATTTTCAATGGGGCGGAAATCAACGATGCCAAGAGGATCGGGAAATACTGCGGCGATAGCCCTCCGGC cCCTGTCTTCTCTAATGGGAACCAGCTCTTCATTCAGTTCCTCTCTGACCTGAGTCTCACAGCAGATGGCTTCATCGGCCATTACAAATTCAGGCCCAAGAAATTCTCCACTACCACCGTGGCCCCCACCACAACGAGTCCCCTGGTCATGACCAGAGCCACAA ATCTGAAGTACTCAGCAGCGCTGTGCCAACCGAGGTGTGAGCAGAGCGGTGCCCTCGAGTGGCATTACTGCTCCAGCGATTTCG TGATAACAGGCACGGTCATCTCCACTGTGACTCGGGGAGGCAGTGTCCAcgccagcatctccatcatcaGAGTCTACAAGGAGGGGAAGCTCTCCATTCAACAGGCGGGCAAGTCGCTGAGCACCAAGATCATCATTCTGTGCAAGAAATGCCCCTTCATCAGGCGAG TCCATGGTTGTTGGGTCTCGCCAGGTCTCAGCTACGTCTTCATGGGCCAGGCCGACGCGCAGGGCCGCGGCAAAGTGGCGCCGCACCACTTCATCGGGGTCATCAAACCCAGCACTCAGAAAAGCCTAAACACACTCAGGAACAAGCGATGCTGA
- the pcolce2b gene encoding procollagen C-endopeptidase enhancer 2b isoform X3, protein MTPGLSAARVTRGCTRPTASASGGSRSLRGRWSSSHSASSTWRVTPCAAMTLWMCTADSLQATGSGASAGRTLQGPSSPRATRWSCRWCLTPTRPAAASWLCTRQPSLTSKENDWNCREFWKGEQYCGGRLEKPAGSFKTPNWPEKDYPAGVSCFWHIVAPRNQIIEVKFEKFDVERDNYCRYDYVAIFNGAEINDAKRIGKYCGDSPPAPVFSNGNQLFIQFLSDLSLTADGFIGHYKFRPKKFSTTTVAPTTTSPLVMTRATSRCLHPAHCCWFYSRGEDLSTTTGQSDLKYSAALCQPRCEQSGALEWHYCSSDFVITGTVISTVTRGGSVHASISIIRVYKEGKLSIQQAGKSLSTKIIILCKKCPFIRRVHGCWVSPGLSYVFMGQADAQGRGKVAPHHFIGVIKPSTQKSLNTLRNKRC, encoded by the exons ATGACTCCGGGGTTATCGGCAGCCAGGGTTACCCGGGGGTGTACCCGGCCAACAGCAAGTGCGTCTGGAGGATCACG GTCCCTGAGGGGAAGGTGGTCGTCCTCTCATTCCGCTTCCTCGACCTGGAGAGTGACACCTTGTGCCGCTATGACTTTGTGGATGTGTACAGCGGACAGTCTCCAGGCCACCGGCTCGGGCGCTTCTGCGGGACGCACCCTCCAGGGGCCCTCGTCTCCacgggcaacaagatggtcgtGCAGATGGTGTCTGACGCCAACACGGCCGGCAGCGGCTTCCTGGCTGTGTACTCGGCAGCCAAGCCTCACAAGCAAG GAGAATGACTGGAATTGTCGGGAATTTTGGAAAGGAGAGCAGTATTGCGGGGGCCGCCTGGAGAAACCGGCAGGGTCCTTCAAGACACCCAACTGGCCAGAGAAGGACTACCCAGCCGGTGTCAGCTGCTTCTGGCACATCGTGGCCCCCAGGAATCAG ATCATCGAAGTGAAGTTCGAGAAATTTGATGTGGAAAGAGACAACTACTGTCGCTATGACTACGTGGCCATTTTCAATGGGGCGGAAATCAACGATGCCAAGAGGATCGGGAAATACTGCGGCGATAGCCCTCCGGC cCCTGTCTTCTCTAATGGGAACCAGCTCTTCATTCAGTTCCTCTCTGACCTGAGTCTCACAGCAGATGGCTTCATCGGCCATTACAAATTCAGGCCCAAGAAATTCTCCACTACCACCGTGGCCCCCACCACAACGAGTCCCCTGGTCATGACCAGAGCCACAAGTAGGTGTCTTCATCCTGCTCACTGCTGCTGGTTTTACAGCCGTGGTGAGGATTTGAGCACGACGACCGGACAATCAG ATCTGAAGTACTCAGCAGCGCTGTGCCAACCGAGGTGTGAGCAGAGCGGTGCCCTCGAGTGGCATTACTGCTCCAGCGATTTCG TGATAACAGGCACGGTCATCTCCACTGTGACTCGGGGAGGCAGTGTCCAcgccagcatctccatcatcaGAGTCTACAAGGAGGGGAAGCTCTCCATTCAACAGGCGGGCAAGTCGCTGAGCACCAAGATCATCATTCTGTGCAAGAAATGCCCCTTCATCAGGCGAG TCCATGGTTGTTGGGTCTCGCCAGGTCTCAGCTACGTCTTCATGGGCCAGGCCGACGCGCAGGGCCGCGGCAAAGTGGCGCCGCACCACTTCATCGGGGTCATCAAACCCAGCACTCAGAAAAGCCTAAACACACTCAGGAACAAGCGATGCTGA
- the pcolce2b gene encoding procollagen C-endopeptidase enhancer 2b isoform X1 produces the protein MSAVALVLLLFTVVCGQRHRPSFPCGGNFTDDSGVIGSQGYPGVYPANSKCVWRITVPEGKVVVLSFRFLDLESDTLCRYDFVDVYSGQSPGHRLGRFCGTHPPGALVSTGNKMVVQMVSDANTAGSGFLAVYSAAKPHKQGEQYCGGRLEKPAGSFKTPNWPEKDYPAGVSCFWHIVAPRNQIIEVKFEKFDVERDNYCRYDYVAIFNGAEINDAKRIGKYCGDSPPAPVFSNGNQLFIQFLSDLSLTADGFIGHYKFRPKKFSTTTVAPTTTSPLVMTRATSRCLHPAHCCWFYSRGEDLSTTTGQSDLKYSAALCQPRCEQSGALEWHYCSSDFVITGTVISTVTRGGSVHASISIIRVYKEGKLSIQQAGKSLSTKIIILCKKCPFIRRVHGCWVSPGLSYVFMGQADAQGRGKVAPHHFIGVIKPSTQKSLNTLRNKRC, from the exons ATGAGCGCCGTGGCTTTGGTCCTGCTGCTTTTCACCGTCGTGTGCGGTCAGCGTCACAG GCCCAGCTTTCCATGTGGGGGGAATTTCACCGATGACTCCGGGGTTATCGGCAGCCAGGGTTACCCGGGGGTGTACCCGGCCAACAGCAAGTGCGTCTGGAGGATCACG GTCCCTGAGGGGAAGGTGGTCGTCCTCTCATTCCGCTTCCTCGACCTGGAGAGTGACACCTTGTGCCGCTATGACTTTGTGGATGTGTACAGCGGACAGTCTCCAGGCCACCGGCTCGGGCGCTTCTGCGGGACGCACCCTCCAGGGGCCCTCGTCTCCacgggcaacaagatggtcgtGCAGATGGTGTCTGACGCCAACACGGCCGGCAGCGGCTTCCTGGCTGTGTACTCGGCAGCCAAGCCTCACAAGCAAG GAGAGCAGTATTGCGGGGGCCGCCTGGAGAAACCGGCAGGGTCCTTCAAGACACCCAACTGGCCAGAGAAGGACTACCCAGCCGGTGTCAGCTGCTTCTGGCACATCGTGGCCCCCAGGAATCAG ATCATCGAAGTGAAGTTCGAGAAATTTGATGTGGAAAGAGACAACTACTGTCGCTATGACTACGTGGCCATTTTCAATGGGGCGGAAATCAACGATGCCAAGAGGATCGGGAAATACTGCGGCGATAGCCCTCCGGC cCCTGTCTTCTCTAATGGGAACCAGCTCTTCATTCAGTTCCTCTCTGACCTGAGTCTCACAGCAGATGGCTTCATCGGCCATTACAAATTCAGGCCCAAGAAATTCTCCACTACCACCGTGGCCCCCACCACAACGAGTCCCCTGGTCATGACCAGAGCCACAAGTAGGTGTCTTCATCCTGCTCACTGCTGCTGGTTTTACAGCCGTGGTGAGGATTTGAGCACGACGACCGGACAATCAG ATCTGAAGTACTCAGCAGCGCTGTGCCAACCGAGGTGTGAGCAGAGCGGTGCCCTCGAGTGGCATTACTGCTCCAGCGATTTCG TGATAACAGGCACGGTCATCTCCACTGTGACTCGGGGAGGCAGTGTCCAcgccagcatctccatcatcaGAGTCTACAAGGAGGGGAAGCTCTCCATTCAACAGGCGGGCAAGTCGCTGAGCACCAAGATCATCATTCTGTGCAAGAAATGCCCCTTCATCAGGCGAG TCCATGGTTGTTGGGTCTCGCCAGGTCTCAGCTACGTCTTCATGGGCCAGGCCGACGCGCAGGGCCGCGGCAAAGTGGCGCCGCACCACTTCATCGGGGTCATCAAACCCAGCACTCAGAAAAGCCTAAACACACTCAGGAACAAGCGATGCTGA
- the pcolce2b gene encoding procollagen C-endopeptidase enhancer 2b isoform X2, whose amino-acid sequence MSAVALVLLLFTVVCGQRHRPSFPCGGNFTDDSGVIGSQGYPGVYPANSKCVWRITVPEGKVVVLSFRFLDLESDTLCRYDFVDVYSGQSPGHRLGRFCGTHPPGALVSTGNKMVVQMVSDANTAGSGFLAVYSAAKPHKQGEQYCGGRLEKPAGSFKTPNWPEKDYPAGVSCFWHIVAPRNQIIEVKFEKFDVERDNYCRYDYVAIFNGAEINDAKRIGKYCGDSPPAPVFSNGNQLFIQFLSDLSLTADGFIGHYKFRPKKFSTTTVAPTTTSPLVMTRATSRCLHPAHCCWFYSRGEDLSTTTGQSDLKYSAALCQPRCEQSGALEWHYCSSDFVITGTVISTVTRGGSVHASISIIRVYKEGKLSIQQAGKSLSTKIIILCKKCPFIRRGLSYVFMGQADAQGRGKVAPHHFIGVIKPSTQKSLNTLRNKRC is encoded by the exons ATGAGCGCCGTGGCTTTGGTCCTGCTGCTTTTCACCGTCGTGTGCGGTCAGCGTCACAG GCCCAGCTTTCCATGTGGGGGGAATTTCACCGATGACTCCGGGGTTATCGGCAGCCAGGGTTACCCGGGGGTGTACCCGGCCAACAGCAAGTGCGTCTGGAGGATCACG GTCCCTGAGGGGAAGGTGGTCGTCCTCTCATTCCGCTTCCTCGACCTGGAGAGTGACACCTTGTGCCGCTATGACTTTGTGGATGTGTACAGCGGACAGTCTCCAGGCCACCGGCTCGGGCGCTTCTGCGGGACGCACCCTCCAGGGGCCCTCGTCTCCacgggcaacaagatggtcgtGCAGATGGTGTCTGACGCCAACACGGCCGGCAGCGGCTTCCTGGCTGTGTACTCGGCAGCCAAGCCTCACAAGCAAG GAGAGCAGTATTGCGGGGGCCGCCTGGAGAAACCGGCAGGGTCCTTCAAGACACCCAACTGGCCAGAGAAGGACTACCCAGCCGGTGTCAGCTGCTTCTGGCACATCGTGGCCCCCAGGAATCAG ATCATCGAAGTGAAGTTCGAGAAATTTGATGTGGAAAGAGACAACTACTGTCGCTATGACTACGTGGCCATTTTCAATGGGGCGGAAATCAACGATGCCAAGAGGATCGGGAAATACTGCGGCGATAGCCCTCCGGC cCCTGTCTTCTCTAATGGGAACCAGCTCTTCATTCAGTTCCTCTCTGACCTGAGTCTCACAGCAGATGGCTTCATCGGCCATTACAAATTCAGGCCCAAGAAATTCTCCACTACCACCGTGGCCCCCACCACAACGAGTCCCCTGGTCATGACCAGAGCCACAAGTAGGTGTCTTCATCCTGCTCACTGCTGCTGGTTTTACAGCCGTGGTGAGGATTTGAGCACGACGACCGGACAATCAG ATCTGAAGTACTCAGCAGCGCTGTGCCAACCGAGGTGTGAGCAGAGCGGTGCCCTCGAGTGGCATTACTGCTCCAGCGATTTCG TGATAACAGGCACGGTCATCTCCACTGTGACTCGGGGAGGCAGTGTCCAcgccagcatctccatcatcaGAGTCTACAAGGAGGGGAAGCTCTCCATTCAACAGGCGGGCAAGTCGCTGAGCACCAAGATCATCATTCTGTGCAAGAAATGCCCCTTCATCAGGCGAG GTCTCAGCTACGTCTTCATGGGCCAGGCCGACGCGCAGGGCCGCGGCAAAGTGGCGCCGCACCACTTCATCGGGGTCATCAAACCCAGCACTCAGAAAAGCCTAAACACACTCAGGAACAAGCGATGCTGA
- the pcolce2b gene encoding procollagen C-endopeptidase enhancer 2b isoform X5, which produces MSAVALVLLLFTVVCGQRHRPSFPCGGNFTDDSGVIGSQGYPGVYPANSKCVWRITVPEGKVVVLSFRFLDLESDTLCRYDFVDVYSGQSPGHRLGRFCGTHPPGALVSTGNKMVVQMVSDANTAGSGFLAVYSAAKPHKQGEQYCGGRLEKPAGSFKTPNWPEKDYPAGVSCFWHIVAPRNQIIEVKFEKFDVERDNYCRYDYVAIFNGAEINDAKRIGKYCGDSPPAPVFSNGNQLFIQFLSDLSLTADGFIGHYKFRPKKFSTTTVAPTTTSPLVMTRATNLKYSAALCQPRCEQSGALEWHYCSSDFVITGTVISTVTRGGSVHASISIIRVYKEGKLSIQQAGKSLSTKIIILCKKCPFIRRGLSYVFMGQADAQGRGKVAPHHFIGVIKPSTQKSLNTLRNKRC; this is translated from the exons ATGAGCGCCGTGGCTTTGGTCCTGCTGCTTTTCACCGTCGTGTGCGGTCAGCGTCACAG GCCCAGCTTTCCATGTGGGGGGAATTTCACCGATGACTCCGGGGTTATCGGCAGCCAGGGTTACCCGGGGGTGTACCCGGCCAACAGCAAGTGCGTCTGGAGGATCACG GTCCCTGAGGGGAAGGTGGTCGTCCTCTCATTCCGCTTCCTCGACCTGGAGAGTGACACCTTGTGCCGCTATGACTTTGTGGATGTGTACAGCGGACAGTCTCCAGGCCACCGGCTCGGGCGCTTCTGCGGGACGCACCCTCCAGGGGCCCTCGTCTCCacgggcaacaagatggtcgtGCAGATGGTGTCTGACGCCAACACGGCCGGCAGCGGCTTCCTGGCTGTGTACTCGGCAGCCAAGCCTCACAAGCAAG GAGAGCAGTATTGCGGGGGCCGCCTGGAGAAACCGGCAGGGTCCTTCAAGACACCCAACTGGCCAGAGAAGGACTACCCAGCCGGTGTCAGCTGCTTCTGGCACATCGTGGCCCCCAGGAATCAG ATCATCGAAGTGAAGTTCGAGAAATTTGATGTGGAAAGAGACAACTACTGTCGCTATGACTACGTGGCCATTTTCAATGGGGCGGAAATCAACGATGCCAAGAGGATCGGGAAATACTGCGGCGATAGCCCTCCGGC cCCTGTCTTCTCTAATGGGAACCAGCTCTTCATTCAGTTCCTCTCTGACCTGAGTCTCACAGCAGATGGCTTCATCGGCCATTACAAATTCAGGCCCAAGAAATTCTCCACTACCACCGTGGCCCCCACCACAACGAGTCCCCTGGTCATGACCAGAGCCACAA ATCTGAAGTACTCAGCAGCGCTGTGCCAACCGAGGTGTGAGCAGAGCGGTGCCCTCGAGTGGCATTACTGCTCCAGCGATTTCG TGATAACAGGCACGGTCATCTCCACTGTGACTCGGGGAGGCAGTGTCCAcgccagcatctccatcatcaGAGTCTACAAGGAGGGGAAGCTCTCCATTCAACAGGCGGGCAAGTCGCTGAGCACCAAGATCATCATTCTGTGCAAGAAATGCCCCTTCATCAGGCGAG GTCTCAGCTACGTCTTCATGGGCCAGGCCGACGCGCAGGGCCGCGGCAAAGTGGCGCCGCACCACTTCATCGGGGTCATCAAACCCAGCACTCAGAAAAGCCTAAACACACTCAGGAACAAGCGATGCTGA